From one Anopheles bellator chromosome 1, idAnoBellAS_SP24_06.2, whole genome shotgun sequence genomic stretch:
- the LOC131206350 gene encoding nucleoside-triphosphatase THEP1 gives MSVILVTGMPGAGKTTLVRKLSEELRNHGHVVGGFFTEEVRDRLTGERSGFDIVTFSGQRAPLARVDAKRTTNSPQVGRYTVCLAEFEALALPAMERQPHGRELLIVDEVGKMELKSRPFSERMEAIVKELAAGNGRLIATVPLKATGVGVIDRLQRIPGRQLFHVQPSNREQIYGDILDAAMLCASKSRRT, from the exons TGACCGGTATGCCGG GCGCAGGAAAGACGACGCTGGTGCGTAAGCTTAGCGAAGAACTGCGGAACCACGGACATGTTGTTGGTGGATTTTTCACCGAAGAGGTGCGTGATCGACTCACCGGTGAACGGTCCGGGTTTGACATTGTTACCTTCTCCGGCCAACGTGCCCCGTTGGCCAGGGTGGATGCGAAACGAACGACCAACAGTCCCCAAGTGGGCCGTTACACCGTGTGCTTGGCGGAGTTTGAAGCCCTAGCCCTTCCAGCGATGGAACGTCAACCGCACGGCCGTGAGCTACTAATCGTGGATGAAGTCGgcaaaatggaactgaaaTCACGGCCATTTAGCGAGCGTATGGAAGCGATCGTCAAGGAGCTGGCGGCAGGAAATGGCCGTCTGATTGCGACCGTACCGTTGAAGGCGACCGGTGTTGGCGTGATCGATCGTTTGCAGCGCATTCCGGGACGGCAGCTGTTTCATGTGCAGCCATCAAACAGGGAACAAATTTATGGGGACATTTTGGATGCAGCTATGCTTTGTGCTTCAAAATCACGTCGAACCTGA